CGAGCAGGTGGGCATTTCCGCGCCCACCGTGAGCAAGGTGCTGAAGATGCTCGCGCGCGACGAACTGGTGGTTTCGACGCGCGGTTCGCGCGGTGGCTATGTCCTCGCGCGACCGGCCGCTGCCATCACCATGGCGGA
This is a stretch of genomic DNA from Betaproteobacteria bacterium. It encodes these proteins:
- a CDS encoding Rrf2 family transcriptional regulator gives rise to the protein MLRLSKLTDYGTVIMTFMARAEGQVHSAHESAEQVGISAPTVSKVLKMLARDELVVSTRGSRGGYVLARPAAAITMA